Genomic segment of Bos taurus isolate L1 Dominette 01449 registration number 42190680 breed Hereford chromosome X, ARS-UCD2.0, whole genome shotgun sequence:
GGAATTTAACAGGTCCTGTGTTTTGCAGACCATGTCCGGGAAAGAGAAGTCGAAGTTCGATGAAATGGCAAAGGCGGATAAGGTGCGCTATGATCGGGAAATGAAGGATTATGGACCAGCTAAGGGAGGCAAGAAGAAGAAGGACCCTAATGCCCCCAAGAGACCACCGTAAGTGGCTGTAGGATTCAGGATAGCAGTTAAGAGTTTTCCTTCTgcttgaaagatttttaaaaagacagctgTACCTAAAGAGATGTTGCGATACCTCAGCGAAACAATGTATACTTTGAGCTGTACAGTGCAGGGCCAGGGAAATTCCTGGTTGTGGCTGTCTTTGTGAGCTGTACGCATGCATGGTGGTTGGCTGTTGGCATTTCCACTGGGAAGAGGGCAGACAGCCCAGTTCTGGGTGTCAGTGTCCATTGGCATTTTCGTTATCCTTTTCCCAGTAACTGAGAAAGCACTGTATGTTGCTGAAGCCTCTTAAGCATTCTAGTGCCTGCAACTTTGTAATATTGTGCATGGCATCACGCATTTCTTCACTTGAGGGAAGAGTCATAGTAGTAGGAATTTGTGCATTCAGCGACATGAGATCTTGACTTCAGCTCCCGTTTTGGTGGGTTCTCCTCTGATGTATACAATTCTCTCCCGACAAGGTCTGGATTTTTCCTATTCTGCTCGGAATTCCGCCCGAAGATCAAGTCTGCTAACCCTGGTATCTCTATTGGAGATGTGGCAAAGAAGCTGGGCGAGATGTGGAATAACTTAAGTGATAGTGAGAAGCAGCCATATATCAACAAGGCTGCGAAGCTGAAGGAGAAGTATGAGAAGGTGAGGGACCAGAGTGTACCCTGCACAGGTTGGGGCCTCTGGGAGCCTGGAAAGGTGAACGGTCAGCTGCCATGGCTGCTGCAGGACTCGTCTCCATGCCAGATCCGCCTAGTATATTGGTGGTCCGGCTTCTGACAGATGGTTGTGTCTAAGACAGCTTTTCAGGCAGGCTTCAAAATGTGATCATATTGGGGTGCCCCCAGCAGAGGGTCAGATAGTGCTTATTCACTGGACTTTTAGAGTGCGTGAATACCCATGCACTCTGCAATTGCAATGGCTGTGAACCCAGTTTGAATctggaaagaaatatttaaaagagcAGCCCTgtctttctcctgtgttttctcctGGGGTGGGGATAGCTTGCTTCTACCCTTGACTGATTTGCAATATGTGTCTGTCCCTTCCAGGATGTCGCAGACTATAAGTCTAAAGGGAAGTTTGATGGCGCCAAGGGTGCTGCTAAAGTTGCCCGGAAAAAGGTGGAAGAGGAAGACgaagaggatgaggaggaggaggaggaggaggaggaggaagaggatgaataaaaaaaaaaactgttgatcTGTCTCCTTGTGAATACCTTAGAGTAGGGAGCGCCTTGATTGACACACCTCTCACCCAAGATGTGTCTGTTGCCCTTATTAGGTTTAATTACCCAATTGGATCATGATCATATCTTAGTCTCTGAAAGTGCTCTAGCAATTGTCAGTGGTTTACGTTAAGTGGCCATGGGTGTCTGGAGCACCTGGAAACTGTATCAAAGTTGTACatatttccaaacatttttaaaatgaaaaggctCTCGTGTTCTCCTCACTCTGTGCACTTTGCTGTTGGTGTGACAAGGCATTTAAAGATgtttctggcattttttttttttaatttgtaaggtGGTGTGTTAATTCTATGGTCATTGGCTAGAAATCCCGAGTTTTCAACTGTACATATCTATAGTTtgtaaaaagaacaaagcaaccGAGACACACTCTTGATGCTCCTTGCTTGGTGTGGAGGCTGTGGGGGCAATGCCTTCCAGAGGGGCTGTAGCTCAGGGCGTGCACTGTGGGGCTGGACCTGTGGACACTGCAGTGGGCATCCATTTAGCTTCAGgttgtcttgtttttgtatatagCGTAGCATCCCGCTGCCATTCTTAGCTGTGGAGGGGGGGGGGTCAGCAGGCATGAGAAGTGTTTTGGATCCTTTTTAGTTGAAGTGCGGTAGTTTtaaactgtttgtttttttttttaaacaaactataGAACTGTTCATTGTCAGCAAAGCCAAGAGCCACTGCACCAGTGAAAGTTCAAGAATCTTCTGTACTAAATACGATCTGCAatgttctgttattttttttgtatgtttagaatgttgaaatgtttttgaagttaaataaacagtattacatttttaaaattgtgctcTATGATGACAGTCTAAATGTCTGACTCACAGCAGTCTTAGCAggaggacaacccactccatggcATCTGGTAACTAGCCTCCTGGTGAATCTGGTAAATAACTTCTCTCTTGCTTACTGTGGCCAACCTACTGAGGACAGAGATAAAGAGGGCTACTTGAAGCTACTGTGTGATTTTGTGTCTGAAAGGCATTAAGGTGAAGTCTAAGCTGCTGAATGTAGGTGCTAAGGTCACAGACAAGATTTAGCAGTCCTCAGAGGTTTAGGAAGGTGGGTGGTTAAGATTGAGGCTCACTACTACTGgggtttgtttttggtttctttttttttttttaaatctcccactctacccgccccccccccccccgccaacaCCCCCCCGCCAACACACACACTGGGGAGGTGGTCAAATTCATTGCTAAACAGCAAAACATtatttcaggctttt
This window contains:
- the HMGB3 gene encoding high mobility group protein B3 isoform 1 (isoform 1 is encoded by transcript variant 1) — translated: MESLPSMSEKTKFVLQGADMESLPSTSKKTKFVLQGADMESLPSMSKKTTCSTGADMESLPSTSKKTKFVLRVKMAKGDPKKPKGKMSAYAFFVQTCREEHKKKNPEVPVNFAEFSKKCSERWKTMSGKEKSKFDEMAKADKVRYDREMKDYGPAKGGKKKKDPNAPKRPPSGFFLFCSEFRPKIKSANPGISIGDVAKKLGEMWNNLSDSEKQPYINKAAKLKEKYEKDVADYKSKGKFDGAKGAAKVARKKVEEEDEEDEEEEEEEEEEEDE
- the HMGB3 gene encoding high mobility group protein B3 isoform X3 encodes the protein MEVKMAKGDPKKPKGKMSAYAFFVQTCREEHKKKNPEVPVNFAEFSKKCSERWKTMSGKEKSKFDEMAKADKVRYDREMKDYGPAKGGKKKKDPNAPKRPPSGFFLFCSEFRPKIKSANPGISIGDVAKKLGEMWNNLSDSEKQPYINKAAKLKEKYEKDVADYKSKGKFDGAKGAAKVARKKVEEEDEEDEEEEEEEEEEEDE
- the HMGB3 gene encoding high mobility group protein B3 isoform 2 (isoform 2 is encoded by transcript variant 2), whose protein sequence is MAKGDPKKPKGKMSAYAFFVQTCREEHKKKNPEVPVNFAEFSKKCSERWKTMSGKEKSKFDEMAKADKVRYDREMKDYGPAKGGKKKKDPNAPKRPPSGFFLFCSEFRPKIKSANPGISIGDVAKKLGEMWNNLSDSEKQPYINKAAKLKEKYEKDVADYKSKGKFDGAKGAAKVARKKVEEEDEEDEEEEEEEEEEEDE
- the HMGB3 gene encoding high mobility group protein B3 isoform X2 — translated: MESLPSMSEKTKFVLQGADMESLPSTSKKTKFVLQGADMESLPSTSKKTKFVLRVKMAKGDPKKPKGKMSAYAFFVQTCREEHKKKNPEVPVNFAEFSKKCSERWKTMSGKEKSKFDEMAKADKVRYDREMKDYGPAKGGKKKKDPNAPKRPPSGFFLFCSEFRPKIKSANPGISIGDVAKKLGEMWNNLSDSEKQPYINKAAKLKEKYEKDVADYKSKGKFDGAKGAAKVARKKVEEEDEEDEEEEEEEEEEEDE